The genomic DNA TTCTTCAGGGACTGAACACACTCCTCTCTCCTTCATCCACATCCACATAATCAGGAGAGAACTTTTTCTTTTTCACCCTCACTCAAGAATCAAAACCGAAAAATTCTATTATCTTTAATTAAGAGTTCTATTAACCGGTCTTTATATTCTGGTGCATTGAGATGGCATTATCAAATTACGACAGAGTGGGGAGGGCAATGGATCAGCTCAAAACCGGACTTATGCGGTTTGTTGAGCGGGAAATGAAATCTGCATATGGTGAAACCTGGCAGGAGATGGTTACAGATATTCCTCCACGGGATGGCTGGGTGGATTACTGGGATGTCCAGAAATTGCTGCTTGTCATGTGGGATCAATGGGCAAAGGTCTTCTCACAAATATTAGGTCATACCGAGAGAAGCCTTGTTTCAGAACTCAGGGAGACCAGAAACCAGTGGGCCCACCAGAAACCATTCTCTACGAATGATACTCTTCGTGCCCTCGACAGCACCGCCCGCCTTCTCAATGCAATATCAGCATCTGCAGAACATGCCGAAGTGGAAAAGATGCGAATGGACCTCCTTCGACTCCAGTTTGAAGAGATGCGAAGGAATGAGATGCGAAAATCATCATTCCAACCAACCGAAGGAAAACCAATGGGGGGCCTTAAACCCTGGAGGGAAGTCATCACCCCTCACCCTGATGTAGCCTCCGGGCGATATCAACAGGCTGAATTTGCCGCTGATCTCTGGCAGGTATACCTGGGAGAAGGATCTGATGAATATAAACACCCGACAGAATTCTTCCGCCGGACATTCCTGACTGAAGGACTCAGACAACTTCTCGTGAAAGGTCTGGAGAGACTTGCGAATAATGGCGGAGATCCAGTAGTTGAATTACAGACGAACTTTGGTGGGGGGAAAACCCACTCAATGCTTGCACTCTGGCATATCTTTTCCGGAAGTCCGGCATCAGACCTTCCGGGGGTTGAAGAACTCCTCAAAGATAGAGCCGTAACAATACCTCATAATGTCAGAAGGGTCGTTCTTGTGGGTACAAAGATATCGCCCGGTCAGCCGGTTACAAAACCTGACGGCACTCTAGTCCGGACCCTCTGGGGAGAAATTGCATGGCAACTTGGCGGCAAAGAAGGCTATGCAATGGTCAAAGAGGATGATGAAAAGGCGACCAACCCTGGAGACCGGCTTCGTGAACTTTTTAACAGGTACTCTCCCTGTCTTATCCTTATAGATGAATGGGTTGCCTATGCCAGACAACTCCATGAAGGAACCAATCTTCCGGCTGGAACTTTTGAAACACAATTCACCTTTGCCCAGGCCCTTTCTGAATCAGCAAAGGCCGCAAAAAACACCATGCTCGTGGTCTCAATACCGGCATCTGACAACGAAATTGGTGGAGAATGGGGGAAAAAGGCACTTGAGCGGTTGAAGAATGCAATCGGGAGGGTAGAATCTCCCTGGCGTCCGGCAAGCCAGGATGAGGGATTTGAGATCGTCAGGCGTCGTCTGTTTCAGCCACTTACCCATGAGCAGGCAGTCCACCGTGACGCAGTAGCCAGGGCATTTATTGATTTTTACGGAACTCACACTACGGAATTTCCGATTGAATGCCGGGAAGGGGAGTATGAGCGACGGATAAAGATGGCATACCCCATTCATCCAGAACTCTTTGACCGGCTCTATAACGACTGGTCAACGCTGGACAAATTCCAGAGAACCCGTGGTGTCTTACGGCTCATGGCTGCAGTCATCCATTCCCTGTGGGAGAGACAGGATGCCAATCTCCTCATTATGCCTGCAACGGTCCCGATTGATGATTCAAATGTTCAGTTTGAATTGACCAGGTACCTTGAAGACCAGTGGGTCCCGGTCATTGAGAAAGATGTTGACGGGCCACACTCTCTTCCGCTCAGTCTTGACCGGGATAATCCAAACTTAGGGAGATTCTCTGCATGCAGGAGAATAGCACGTACCATTTATCTTGGTTCAGCCCCGACTATCCGGGCATCAAATCGCGGCATCGACGAAAAACGGGTGAAACTTGGATGTGTCCAACCGGGAGAGACGGTCCCGACATTTGGTGATGCCCTCCGAAGACTGACTGATAAGGCAACCTATCTCTATGTTGATGGAACCCGGTACTGGTATTCCACACAACCCTCTGTAACCAGAACGGCTGAGGAACGGGCTGAAAGAAAATCTCCTGAAGATGTATGGGATGAGATTCAACAGAGACTGAACAAACACGCGAGAACACGAGGGGATTTTTCAAAAGTTCATGTCTGTACGCGGTCACAAGATATCCCGGATGAACGGGATGCCAGACTCATAGTACTGCATCCTAAATTTGCACACACCGGACGAGAAGATTATAGCCCTGCGATTGAGGAAGCAACAAATATTTTGTCTTTTCGGGGTTCAAGTCCTCGAACGTACCGGAATACTCTGGTGTTTTTAGCTCCTGATTCGACCAGACTCTCTGACCTGGAAAGTGCGGTGAGATATTATCTAGCCTGGAGTAGCATTCTCCATGATCAGGAAGAATTAAACCTAGATAACTTCCAGAAACGGCAGGCAGAGACGAAGAAGAAATCAATGGATGATACCATTGAGGCGAGAATTCCTGAGACATATCAATGGCTCATAGTTCCAACTCAGCCAGATGTAAGGGGAGAGATTGAATGGGAAACTCTTCGCCTGCAAGGGCAGGATGAACTAACCATCCGGGCTTCAAAGAAGCTGAAAACTGATGAGATGCTGCTTACCGAAATGGGAGGAGTCCGACTACGACTGGAGTTAGATAGGGTACCATTATGGAGAGGAGATCATGTCTCAATCAAACAACTTATCGAGGATTTCGCAACATACCTCTATCTTCCACGATTAAGAGATGAACAGGTCCTCATATCAGCGATT from Methanospirillum hungatei JF-1 includes the following:
- a CDS encoding DUF499 domain-containing protein codes for the protein MDQLKTGLMRFVEREMKSAYGETWQEMVTDIPPRDGWVDYWDVQKLLLVMWDQWAKVFSQILGHTERSLVSELRETRNQWAHQKPFSTNDTLRALDSTARLLNAISASAEHAEVEKMRMDLLRLQFEEMRRNEMRKSSFQPTEGKPMGGLKPWREVITPHPDVASGRYQQAEFAADLWQVYLGEGSDEYKHPTEFFRRTFLTEGLRQLLVKGLERLANNGGDPVVELQTNFGGGKTHSMLALWHIFSGSPASDLPGVEELLKDRAVTIPHNVRRVVLVGTKISPGQPVTKPDGTLVRTLWGEIAWQLGGKEGYAMVKEDDEKATNPGDRLRELFNRYSPCLILIDEWVAYARQLHEGTNLPAGTFETQFTFAQALSESAKAAKNTMLVVSIPASDNEIGGEWGKKALERLKNAIGRVESPWRPASQDEGFEIVRRRLFQPLTHEQAVHRDAVARAFIDFYGTHTTEFPIECREGEYERRIKMAYPIHPELFDRLYNDWSTLDKFQRTRGVLRLMAAVIHSLWERQDANLLIMPATVPIDDSNVQFELTRYLEDQWVPVIEKDVDGPHSLPLSLDRDNPNLGRFSACRRIARTIYLGSAPTIRASNRGIDEKRVKLGCVQPGETVPTFGDALRRLTDKATYLYVDGTRYWYSTQPSVTRTAEERAERKSPEDVWDEIQQRLNKHARTRGDFSKVHVCTRSQDIPDERDARLIVLHPKFAHTGREDYSPAIEEATNILSFRGSSPRTYRNTLVFLAPDSTRLSDLESAVRYYLAWSSILHDQEELNLDNFQKRQAETKKKSMDDTIEARIPETYQWLIVPTQPDVRGEIEWETLRLQGQDELTIRASKKLKTDEMLLTEMGGVRLRLELDRVPLWRGDHVSIKQLIEDFATYLYLPRLRDEQVLISAIKNSLNTISVNPDTFVYAAGFDAEKNEYLGLQFMANGAVFSDSMSLLVKPGIAQAQLERKEKLIIDDSGNLKPINNPTPETDGGGIPTRINPPSPVVKPKVYHRFHGHVTVDAERAIRDFGTIKEEIINQFTSKIKTKVKITIYIDADIENGADEKLIRDVSENCKILHFDACEFED